TCGCGTCGTTCAGCCGGTTCAGATGCGAGCCATCGCCCGTGACCCGGTGTTCATCGCGAATCAGGACCAATTCCTGCAATTGATTCAGATGGTTAATCAGACTTTGCATACGGTTGTCTGGCGCTCCCCACGCGTCGGCGGCCGACGGGTTGACGGTTTGAATGACCGGGTTACGTTAGCATAAAGCGATGTCCTGCGCAAACCCACAAAAACAAAAAGGTTGCGGCGCGCGACACGCCGCAACCCGATCAGAAGCATCACGGTGCGATTACTTCAGGATCATGTCCTTGGCGGCCTTGGCCACGCGGAACTTGACGACCGTCTTGGCCGGGATCTTGATCGTTGCGCCTGTGGCCGGGTTGCGACCCATGCGGGCGGGACGCTTCACCTTGATCAGCTTGCCCAAGCCGGGGAGGACAATACCCTTGGGCTGTTTCGCGCCGACATAGGCGATTGCCAACAGGACATCATACACGGTGGATGCCTGCTTCTTGCTGATTTCACCATTGGCGGCGAGCGCAGCCAGAATCTGGCTCTTCGTCGTTATTGCGGAGACCTTCTTGGGCGCAGCCTTCTTGGCCACAACCTTCTTCGCAGGGGCGGCTTTACTAGCCATGATGTGAACTCCTTGTTGCGGTTTTATGGGGATAAAACCCCACGTGTTGATAAGAATGTAACGCATTCCGCCGGAGAATCAACACAAATCGTCAACAAAATGAAAGATTTTTTCAGGCCGGTCCAGCCACCGGCTCATGCGCGCGGATGAAAATCGCGATGAATCTGGAGCAAACGACTGCTGTCGACATGCGCATAAAGCTGCGTGGTCGCGATGTCGGCATGGCCGAGCAGCTCTTGAATGACCCGTAAATCGGCCCCATGCTGCAGCAGGTGGCTGGCAAAGCAGTGGCGCAGGGTGTGCGGCGTCACCCGGCCGCGAATGCCCGCAGCGCGGGCGCGCTGGACGATCAGCCGCCAGAGGCCCTGTCGCGTAAATCGGCCGCCCCGTCCGTTGACGAACAGCGCGCCGTCCGCCGGGCACCCCGAGGCCAGCATCGGCCGGGCCTGATCCAGATAGATCCCCAGCGCGGTCAGCGCCGCCTCCCCAACCGGAATCACCCGCTGCTTGGACCCCTTGCCCGTGCAGCGGATCTGGGCCGTGTCGCGATCCACATCGCCAACCTGCAGCGACGCCAGCTCGGACACCCGGAGCCCGCACGCATAAAACAGCTCAACGACCGCCCGGTCGCGCGCCTCGCGCGCCGCAGCCTG
The sequence above is a segment of the Lentisphaerota bacterium genome. Coding sequences within it:
- a CDS encoding site-specific tyrosine recombinase XerD, which gives rise to MTADIQAFLDAIGYERGLSVNTQAAYRRDLEALAAWLSRIGVTTAAAVTRDAITAFLQDQRQEGRAAATVARRLVAIKVFFRFLADEGRVPADVTGTMAAPRSGRRLPGIPGEGDVARLIDGRLLDGHRGSPQAAAREARDRAVVELFYACGLRVSELASLQVGDVDRDTAQIRCTGKGSKQRVIPVGEAALTALGIYLDQARPMLASGCPADGALFVNGRGGRFTRQGLWRLIVQRARAAGIRGRVTPHTLRHCFASHLLQHGADLRVIQELLGHADIATTQLYAHVDSSRLLQIHRDFHPRA
- a CDS encoding HU family DNA-binding protein, whose amino-acid sequence is MASKAAPAKKVVAKKAAPKKVSAITTKSQILAALAANGEISKKQASTVYDVLLAIAYVGAKQPKGIVLPGLGKLIKVKRPARMGRNPATGATIKIPAKTVVKFRVAKAAKDMILK